In Gossypium raimondii isolate GPD5lz chromosome 12, ASM2569854v1, whole genome shotgun sequence, a single window of DNA contains:
- the LOC105765352 gene encoding transcription factor MYC2: MSSSSSSSLITLGQDASPTLQQRLHFIVQSRPEWWVYSIFWQASRDVDGRVVLSWGDGYFRGTRDGTGKSINRLSPSKLGSSFERKRSGKDQVQAYFNEVMDVDRMVDGDVTDYEWYYTVSMTRSFAVGDGILGKAFGSGSHIWLGGDHELQLYQCERVREARMRGIQTLVCLPTSFGVVELGSSDIIMEDWGTLQLTKSIFSSGINNSLGSNQPAHDSQPQISTPSIPFVDFGMVSGDQKERILEEKQQVEPKKETTGLGRSSSESDGDFASADTEFNAGGRSKKRGRKPGNGKESPINHVEAERQRRERLNHRFYALRSVVPNVSKMDKASLLSDAVAYIKELRSKIDKLEAQLLVQSEKSKLNPINVFENQTTKSAFDNTMKQSSTYWPKTVEVDVKIVGSEAMIRVRSPDIDHPAARLMDALRDLELPVHHASVSNVNDLMLQDVVVRVPTGIFITDEMLSTAILQRCTLN; this comes from the coding sequence ATGTCTTCCTCTTCTTCGTCTTCTCTTATTACCTTAGGTCAAGATGCCTCACCTACTTTGCAACAACGCCTCCATTTCATCGTCCAAAGTAGGCCTGAATGGTGGGTATACTCCATTTTCTGGCAAGCTTCAAGGGATGTTGATGGTCGCGTTGTTTTGTCATGGGGCGATGGCTATTTTCGAGGGACCCGAGATGGTACGGGAAAATCCATCAATAGGCTGAGCCCTTCCAAATTGGGGTCCAGTTTCGAGAGGAAAAGGTCGGGAAAAGATCAGGTGCAAGCTTATTTTAATGAAGTGATGGACGTGGACCGAATGGTAGATGGCGATGTGACTGATTATGAGTGGTACTATACCGTATCCATGACCCGATCATTCGCTGTGGGTGACGGGATTCTTGGGAAGGCTTTCGGATCAGGCTCCCATATTTGGTTGGGTGGAGACCATGAACTCCAATTGTACCAATGTGAGCGTGTTAGAGAAGCTCGAATGCGAGGGATTCAAACATTAGTTTGTCTTCCTACATCCTTCGGGGTTGTCGAATTGGGATCTTCTGATATCATCATGGAAGACTGGGGCACCCTTCAACTCACTAAATCGATATTCAGTTCTGGGATCAACAACAGCCTGGGTTCAAATCAACCTGCCCATGATTCCCAACCCCAAATCTCAACCCCAAGTATTCCTTTTGTTGATTTTGGAATGGTTTCAGGTGATCAAAAGGAGCGGATTCTTGAAGAGAAACAACAAGTCGAGCCCAAGAAAGAAACCACAGGTTTAGGCCGTTCGTCATCGGAATCTGATGGGGATTTCGCCTCTGCAGACACCGAGTTCAATGCCGGCGGCCGGTCGAAAAAGAGAGGTAGAAAACCAGGGAATGGGAAAGAGTCCCCTATAAACCACGTTGAAGCAGAAAGGCAACGACGTGAGAGACTGAACCATCGTTTCTACGCACTTCGTTCCGTGGTTCCAAACGTATCCAAGATGGACAAAGCCTCATTACTTTCGGATGCAGTAGCCTACATCAAGGAACTAAGATCAAAAATCGATAAACTAGAGGCTCAACTCCTAGTACAATCTGAAAAATCCAAGTTGAACCCCATAAATGTTTTCGAAAACCAAACTACCAAATCCGCATTCGACAATACCATGAAACAATCCTCTACTTATTGGCCAAAGACAGTGGAAGTTGATGTGAAGATAGTAGGATCCGAAGCCATGATTCGGGTTCGAAGTCCAGATATCGATCATCCAGCTGCACGATTGATGGATGCACTTCGAGACCTAGAGCTACCAGTTCACCATGCCAGTGTATCAAACGTCAATGATCTTATGCTACAAGATGTTGTTGTCAGAGTCCCTACTGGAATATTCATAACCGACGAGATGCTTAGTACTGCAATCCTTCAGAGATGCACGTTGAATTAG